A part of Dasypus novemcinctus isolate mDasNov1 chromosome 5, mDasNov1.1.hap2, whole genome shotgun sequence genomic DNA contains:
- the LOC139439068 gene encoding LOW QUALITY PROTEIN: syncytin-B-like (The sequence of the model RefSeq protein was modified relative to this genomic sequence to represent the inferred CDS: inserted 2 bases in 1 codon), whose amino-acid sequence MIHERIEEIIKSSFPQIEYHPLALPKTGDLNKDAQTFYILEATFKLLNESQPYTAQDCWLCLRIGTSVPLALTTAKNSYHPNNTCTIILPIRVQPIFTYADTCLHSPSTNNSGEIHLGHLTFTQCNSTSITSDALCAGNSSVFVCGGNLAYIFLLSNWTGTCTLAILLPDVNVPIDEPVHIPNMDYIAGRSRRAVQLIPLFVTLGISGALCNSTSITSDALCAGNSSVFVCGGNLAYTFLLSNWTGTCTLAILLPDVNVPIDEPVHIPNMDYIAGRSRRAVQLIPLFVTLGISGALATGTAGLGISLTQYRKLSKQLIDDVQAVPSTIQDIQDQIDXLAEVVLQNRRGLDLLTAERGGICLALQEECCFYANKSGIFRDKVKKLQEDLEKRRKKLANNPLWSRMNGLLPYLLPFLGPLLGLIMLVSLGPILFNKVMAFLKQQLEAIKMQTLQVHYHQLDMANCENYDEPTQRP is encoded by the exons ATGATCCATGAGAGAATTGAGGAAATCATAAAGAGCTCATTTCCTCAAATTGAATATCATCCCTTAGCTTTACCTAAGACTGGGGACTTAAATAAAGATGCTCAAACTTTCTATATCCTTGAAGCTACCTTTAAATTGCTCAATGAATCCCAACCTTATACTGCACAGGACTGCTGGCTATGCTTACGCATAGGGACCTCTGTACCTCTAGCCTTAACTACAGCCAAGAATTCCTATCATCCTAATAATACCTGTACCATTATCCTGCCCATTAGAGTACAACCTATCTTTACTTATGCTGACACTTGCCTGCACTCTCCATCTACCAATAACAGTGGTGAGATTCACTTAGGACATCTCACTTTCACCCAGTGTAACTCAACATCCATTACATCTGATGCCCTTTGTGCAGGCAATAGCTCAGTGTTCGTTTGTGGCGGTAATCTTGCTTATATCTTCTTGCTGTCTAACTGGACCGGGACATGCACTCTTGCTATCCTCCTCCCCGATGTTAATGTACCTATTGATGAACCTGTACATATTCCCAACATGGACTATATTGCCGGCCGCTCTAGAAGGGCTGTGCAGTTGATCCCACTTTTTGTTACATTAGGCATTTCCGGAGCCCTGTGTAACTCAACATCCATTACATCTGATGCCCTTTGCGCAGGCAATAGCTCAGTGTTCGTTTGTGGCGGTAATCTTGCTTATACCTTCTTGCTGTCTAACTGGACCGGGACATGCACTCTTGCTATCCTCCTCCCCGATGTTAATGTACCTATTGATGAACCTGTACATATTCCCAACATGGACTATATTGCCGGCCGCTCTAGAAGGGCTGTGCAGTTGATCCCACTTTTTGTTACATTAGGCATTTCCGGAGCCCTGGCCACTGGTACAGCAGGGCTGGGAATTTCTCTTACTCAATATAGaaaattatctaagcaattaattgaTGATGTCCAAGCTGTGCCAagcactatacaagatattcaagatcaaataga tCTAGCTGAGGTAGTATTGCAGAATAGGAGAGGGTTAGATCTGCTTACAGCAGAACGTGGAGGAATATGCTTGGCTCTGCAGGAAgagtgctgcttttatgccaacaagtctggcatttTTCGAGATAAGGTTAAGAAGCTTCAAGAAGAcctagagaaaagaagaaagaagctgGCCAACAACCCCCTGTGGAGTAGGATGAATGGACTATTGCCCTATCTACTCCCTTTCTTGGGACCTTTGCTTGGTTTGATAATGCTTGTGTCACTAGGACCTATCCTATTTAACAAGGTTATggcatttttaaaacaacagctggaggccATAAAAATGCAGACTCTCCAGGTCCATTACCACCAACTAGACATGGCCAATTGTGAAAATTATGATGAGCCTACTCAAAGGCCATAG